In the Aromatoleum bremense genome, one interval contains:
- the cysD gene encoding sulfate adenylyltransferase subunit CysD, which yields MSTLTRQTLTHLDWLEAEAIHILREVAGQCSNPVLLFSGGKDSICMLRLAEKAFRPGRFPFPLMHIDTGHNYREVIDFRDKRAAELGERLIVRSVEDSMARGTVVLKTPDESRNKHQSVTLLEAIEEFGFNACIGGARRDEEKARAKERIMSFRDEFGQWDPKNQRPELWNLYNARSHKGENIRAFPISNWTELDVWQYIEREQLELPSIYFAHVRPVVRKNGLLQPVTDVTPAKPGDVVENVQVRFRTVGDITCTAPVESDADTVAKILLETATTTITERGATRMDDQTSDASMEQRKKEGYF from the coding sequence ATGTCCACGCTCACCAGACAAACCCTGACCCATCTCGACTGGCTCGAAGCCGAGGCGATCCACATCCTGCGCGAAGTCGCCGGCCAGTGTTCGAACCCGGTGCTGCTGTTCTCCGGCGGCAAGGACTCGATCTGCATGCTGCGGCTCGCCGAGAAGGCCTTCCGCCCAGGCCGCTTCCCATTCCCGCTGATGCACATCGATACCGGCCACAACTACCGGGAAGTCATCGACTTCCGCGACAAGCGCGCCGCCGAGCTCGGCGAACGGCTGATCGTGCGCTCGGTCGAGGACTCGATGGCGCGCGGCACGGTGGTGCTGAAGACGCCCGACGAGTCGCGCAACAAGCACCAGTCGGTGACGCTGCTCGAAGCGATCGAGGAATTCGGTTTCAACGCCTGCATCGGCGGCGCGCGGCGCGACGAGGAAAAGGCGCGCGCCAAGGAGCGGATCATGAGCTTCCGCGACGAGTTCGGCCAGTGGGACCCGAAGAACCAGCGCCCCGAGCTGTGGAACCTGTACAACGCGCGCAGCCACAAGGGCGAGAACATCCGCGCGTTCCCGATCAGCAACTGGACCGAGCTCGACGTGTGGCAGTACATCGAGCGCGAGCAGCTCGAACTACCGTCGATCTACTTCGCCCATGTCCGCCCGGTCGTGCGCAAGAACGGCCTGCTGCAGCCGGTCACCGACGTCACCCCAGCCAAGCCCGGCGACGTCGTCGAGAACGTCCAGGTGCGCTTTCGCACCGTCGGCGACATCACCTGCACGGCCCCGGTCGAATCCGATGCCGACACCGTCGCGAAGATACTCCTTGAGACCGCGACGACGACGATCACCGAACGCGGCGCGACGCGGATGGACGACCAGACTTCGGACGCCTCGATGGAGCAGCGGAAGAAGGAAGGGTATTTCTGA
- the cysN gene encoding sulfate adenylyltransferase subunit CysN, which produces MSALENLPDTDHGLLRFLTCGSVDDGKSTLIGRLLFDTKTILADTLHAIEKTSAKRGMTAVDLSLLTDGLQAEREQGITIDVAYRYFSTGTRKYIIADAPGHEQYTRNMVTAASTANLAIILVDARKGVLTQTRRHSYLASLVGIPHLLVAVNKMDLVDYDEAVFERIKADYLAFGAKLGIKDVRFIPLSALNGDMIVDRGERLSWYDGPTLLEILEAVPAAHTEQAENFRFPVQFVCRPHDSANPELHDYRGFMGRVESGEIAIGDAVTVLPSGRISSVRDIQIGGVSQLRAIHEQSVTLLLADEIDISRGDMIVKSAEQPQALKEIDATVCWLSETPMSPARTYLLRHTTREVKAKIAKIDYRLDVNTLEHEPVTTLAMNDIANLTLKLAQPVFADPYTDNRATGAFIVIDESTNNTVGAGMIR; this is translated from the coding sequence ATGTCCGCCCTTGAAAACCTGCCCGACACCGACCACGGCCTGCTGCGCTTCCTGACCTGCGGCAGCGTCGATGACGGCAAGAGCACCCTGATCGGCCGCCTGCTGTTCGACACCAAGACGATCCTCGCCGACACGCTCCACGCGATCGAAAAGACCTCGGCCAAGCGCGGCATGACCGCCGTCGATCTGTCGCTGCTCACCGACGGCCTGCAGGCCGAGCGCGAACAGGGCATCACGATCGACGTCGCCTACCGCTACTTCTCGACCGGCACCCGCAAGTACATCATCGCCGACGCGCCCGGCCACGAGCAGTACACACGCAACATGGTGACCGCCGCCTCGACCGCGAACCTCGCGATCATCCTCGTCGATGCGAGAAAAGGCGTGCTGACGCAGACGCGCCGCCACTCGTACCTCGCGAGCCTGGTCGGCATCCCGCACCTGCTCGTCGCCGTCAACAAGATGGACCTCGTCGACTACGACGAGGCCGTGTTCGAGCGCATCAAGGCGGACTACCTCGCCTTTGGGGCCAAGCTCGGCATCAAGGATGTGCGCTTCATCCCGTTGTCGGCGCTTAACGGCGACATGATCGTCGACCGCGGCGAACGGCTGTCGTGGTACGACGGCCCGACGCTGCTCGAGATCCTCGAGGCGGTGCCGGCGGCGCACACCGAACAGGCCGAGAACTTCCGCTTCCCGGTGCAGTTCGTCTGCCGCCCGCACGATTCGGCGAACCCGGAATTGCACGACTACCGCGGCTTCATGGGGCGGGTCGAATCCGGCGAGATTGCCATCGGCGACGCCGTCACCGTGCTGCCGTCGGGGCGCATCAGTTCTGTCCGCGACATCCAGATCGGCGGCGTGAGCCAGTTGCGCGCGATCCACGAACAGTCCGTCACGCTGCTGCTGGCCGACGAAATCGACATCTCGCGCGGCGACATGATCGTCAAGAGCGCCGAGCAGCCGCAGGCGCTGAAGGAGATCGACGCGACCGTGTGCTGGCTGTCCGAAACCCCGATGTCGCCGGCACGCACTTACCTGCTGCGCCACACGACGCGCGAAGTGAAGGCGAAGATCGCGAAAATCGACTACCGGCTCGACGTCAACACACTGGAACATGAACCCGTGACGACGCTCGCGATGAACGATATCGCGAACCTGACACTCAAACTCGCCCAGCCGGTTTTCGCCGATCCTTACACCGACAATCGCGCCACCGGCGCTTTCATCGTCATCGATGAAAGCACGAACAACACCGTCGGTGCCGGAATGATCCGCTGA
- a CDS encoding nitronate monooxygenase: protein MKSVDDFRLRFGSREYVPIMIGGMGVDISTSDLSLEAARLGGIGHISDAMVPTVSDRRYDTKYVRDKLKFYKYNVANADKSEVQFDLGLLAEATETHVRRTMERKRGDGLIFINCMEKLTMNGPKDTLRVRLRSALDAGIDGITLAAGLHLGSFALIEDHPRFRDVKLGIIVSSLRALLLFLRKSARTNRLPDYVVVEGPLAGGHLGFGMDWAKYDLHAIVAEIQDYLKAEKLDIPLIPAGGIFTGSDAVSFLDAGAAAVQVATRFTVSHECGLPPAVQQHYFGAHEEDIEVNNTSPTGYPMRMLKSSPSIGAGIRPNCEAYGYLLDANGNCAYITAYNRELAAHPDARRLRVMDKTCLCTHMRNFDCWTCGHYTYRLKDTTHRRPDGTYQILSAEHIFHDYQYSKDNRIALPPAEQA, encoded by the coding sequence ATGAAATCTGTCGATGACTTTCGCCTGCGGTTCGGCAGCAGGGAATATGTGCCGATCATGATTGGCGGGATGGGCGTCGACATCTCGACGTCGGACCTGTCGCTCGAAGCCGCGCGACTGGGCGGCATCGGGCATATCTCGGACGCGATGGTCCCGACTGTCAGCGACCGCCGCTACGACACGAAGTACGTGCGCGACAAGCTCAAGTTCTACAAGTACAACGTCGCGAACGCCGACAAGTCCGAAGTGCAGTTCGACCTCGGCCTGCTCGCCGAAGCCACAGAAACGCATGTGCGCCGGACAATGGAGCGCAAGCGCGGCGACGGCCTGATCTTCATCAACTGCATGGAAAAGCTGACGATGAACGGGCCCAAGGACACGCTGCGCGTGCGCCTGCGCTCGGCGCTCGACGCCGGTATCGACGGCATCACGCTCGCCGCCGGCCTGCATCTGGGTTCGTTCGCGCTGATCGAGGATCACCCGCGCTTTCGCGACGTCAAGCTCGGCATCATCGTGTCGTCGCTGCGCGCGCTGCTGCTGTTCCTGCGCAAGTCGGCGCGCACCAACCGCCTGCCCGACTACGTCGTCGTCGAAGGCCCGCTCGCGGGCGGCCATCTCGGCTTCGGCATGGACTGGGCGAAGTACGACCTGCACGCGATCGTCGCCGAGATCCAGGATTACCTGAAGGCCGAAAAACTCGACATCCCGCTGATCCCGGCCGGCGGCATCTTCACCGGCAGCGACGCGGTGTCCTTCCTCGACGCGGGCGCCGCGGCGGTGCAGGTGGCGACGCGCTTCACCGTGTCGCACGAATGCGGACTGCCGCCGGCAGTGCAGCAGCACTACTTCGGAGCGCACGAAGAAGACATCGAGGTCAACAACACCTCGCCGACCGGCTACCCGATGCGCATGCTCAAGAGCAGCCCGTCGATCGGCGCCGGCATCCGCCCGAACTGCGAAGCCTACGGCTACCTGCTCGACGCGAACGGCAACTGCGCGTACATCACCGCCTACAACCGCGAGCTCGCCGCGCACCCGGACGCGCGGCGCCTGCGCGTGATGGACAAGACCTGCCTGTGCACGCACATGCGCAACTTCGACTGCTGGACCTGCGGCCACTACACGTACCGGCTCAAGGACACGACGCACAGGCGGCCGGACGGCACGTACCAGATCCTCAGCGCGGAACACATCTTCCACGACTACCAGTACAGCAAGGACAACCGCATCGCGTTGCCGCCGGCCGAACAGGCCTGA
- a CDS encoding NfeD family protein, with protein sequence MHAAMRRLGTLLFLLFGLSLGLGVPVDGRTAETAAAKVVALRLDGVIGPATSDFVSRGLARARSENARLVVIEMDTPGGLDASMRVIIREILASPIPIATYVSPGGARAASAGTYILYASHIAAMAPATNLGAATPVAIGAPGSGKPPAEDDDPAARQPGKDGDSADQAAAPKPPRGDAMRAKIENDAAAYLRSLAQLRGRNADFAERAVREAASLSADEALKGGVIDVVASDLKDLLVRIDGRTVKLDSGNVVQLATTGAEVERIVPDWRNRLLSILSNPQLALVLMMIGIYGLFFEFTSPGFGVPGVAGLICLLVALYAFQLLPVNWTGVALIAIGATLMLAEAFLPSFGALGVGGIVAFVIGGLFLMDTEAPGFGIPLPFIIGLALVSAALILAVGSLAARTRKRAVVSGREALVDSIGTVTVVSGDGSWAQVQGESWRVTASEPLARGDRVRVVGMSGLTLQVERLAPTHSAIERSS encoded by the coding sequence ATGCACGCTGCGATGCGACGACTGGGCACCCTGCTTTTTCTGCTGTTCGGCCTCAGCTTGGGCCTCGGCGTGCCTGTCGATGGGCGGACGGCCGAAACTGCGGCCGCGAAAGTGGTCGCGCTGCGCCTGGACGGCGTCATCGGCCCGGCGACATCCGACTTCGTCAGCCGCGGCTTGGCGCGCGCGCGTTCGGAGAACGCCCGACTCGTCGTCATCGAGATGGACACCCCCGGAGGGCTCGACGCCTCGATGCGCGTCATCATCCGCGAAATCCTCGCATCACCGATACCGATCGCGACTTACGTCAGCCCCGGCGGCGCACGCGCCGCCAGCGCAGGCACCTACATCCTCTATGCGAGCCACATCGCCGCGATGGCGCCGGCGACGAATCTGGGCGCCGCGACGCCGGTCGCGATCGGTGCGCCGGGAAGCGGAAAACCGCCTGCCGAAGACGATGATCCGGCTGCCAGGCAGCCCGGCAAGGATGGCGACAGTGCCGACCAGGCCGCCGCACCGAAACCGCCGCGTGGCGACGCGATGAGGGCGAAGATCGAGAACGACGCCGCCGCCTATCTGCGCAGCCTCGCCCAGCTTCGCGGCCGCAACGCGGACTTCGCCGAACGCGCAGTGCGGGAGGCGGCGAGCCTGTCGGCCGACGAAGCGCTCAAGGGGGGCGTCATCGATGTGGTCGCGAGCGACCTGAAAGATCTGCTGGTGCGGATTGACGGCCGCACCGTGAAGCTCGACAGCGGCAACGTGGTGCAGCTGGCCACGACGGGCGCCGAGGTCGAACGGATCGTGCCCGACTGGCGCAACCGCCTCCTGTCGATCCTCTCGAATCCGCAACTCGCGCTGGTGCTGATGATGATCGGCATCTACGGCCTGTTCTTCGAATTCACCAGCCCGGGCTTCGGCGTCCCCGGGGTCGCCGGGCTGATCTGCCTGCTGGTCGCGCTGTATGCGTTCCAGTTGCTGCCGGTCAACTGGACCGGGGTCGCGCTGATCGCGATCGGCGCAACGCTGATGCTCGCCGAAGCCTTCCTGCCGAGCTTCGGCGCGCTCGGCGTCGGCGGCATCGTCGCCTTCGTCATCGGCGGCCTGTTCCTGATGGACACCGAGGCGCCCGGCTTCGGCATCCCCCTGCCGTTCATCATCGGACTCGCTCTCGTCAGCGCCGCGCTGATTCTCGCGGTCGGCAGCCTTGCCGCGCGAACCCGCAAGCGGGCCGTCGTCAGCGGCCGCGAAGCGCTGGTGGACAGCATCGGCACGGTCACGGTCGTGTCGGGCGACGGCAGCTGGGCGCAGGTGCAAGGCGAATCCTGGCGCGTCACGGCATCCGAACCCCTGGCACGGGGCGACCGGGTGCGCGTCGTCGGCATGAGCGGCCTGACACTGCAGGTCGAACGACTCGCACCCACCCATTCTGCGATCGAAAGGAGTTCCTGA